From a region of the Microcoleus sp. AS-A8 genome:
- the ispF gene encoding 2-C-methyl-D-erythritol 2,4-cyclodiphosphate synthase, translating to MNIRIGNGYDIHQLVTGRPLILGGIEIAHEMGLLGHSDADVLTHSIMDAMLGALSLGDIGHYFPPTDPKWAGADSVVLLSQVNQLIHTHGFSIGNIDSVIVAERPKLKPHLKAMRDCLSSTLELQPDQISIKATTNEKLGPVGREEGIAAYAVALLVAR from the coding sequence ATGAATATACGCATTGGTAATGGTTACGATATCCATCAACTCGTTACAGGACGCCCATTGATTTTGGGTGGCATAGAAATTGCCCATGAGATGGGGTTACTCGGTCATAGTGATGCCGACGTTTTGACTCACTCGATTATGGACGCGATGCTGGGCGCTTTGAGTTTAGGGGATATTGGTCATTACTTCCCTCCCACTGACCCAAAGTGGGCAGGGGCAGATAGTGTAGTTTTACTGAGTCAGGTCAATCAACTCATCCACACCCACGGCTTTTCCATTGGGAATATTGACTCTGTGATTGTGGCCGAACGTCCGAAGCTAAAGCCCCATCTTAAGGCTATGCGCGATTGCCTCAGTTCCACACTAGAATTACAACCTGATCAAATCAGCATCAAGGCAACCACAAACGAGAAGTTAGGCCCCGTAGGACGAGAAGAGGGAATTGCTGCCTATGCAGTAGCGTTATTGGTGGCTCGTTAA
- a CDS encoding NACHT domain-containing NTPase: MARRSLQASPEGIKKAKQAFLRTGWTQEYLAAEVGLETRQPIWKFFSGKPIDRNVFTEICFRLNLNFEEIAALPTDFEAPSEPNIPDPKSELDLLVTKVRQERYDKIQDQCGTLHLLDISRPIDIEDLYVDVNILEEITSQRWLDFSDLQDFQPQEFDRLGLGKVRVEAVPGIKAVERYTKLMVLGKPGAGKTTFLQHLAIQCNQGHFQSHVVPVFIPLKNFAEDGLDAGNFSLLDSIHLDFYQAGVAEQDVEILLSQGRLLILLDGLDEVPEATSDQVIKQIRKLSEKSYKNQLVITCRIAAQEYRFRGFTEVEIADFKPLQIEAFAKKWFVAMARNSPQLGLQKAALFLEQLAVPQNQQIRELAITPVLLNLACLVFQSKADFPLRRSDLYKLGLDLLLIRWDEARGVKRDEVYRNLSLPHKLQLLSQLAAITFSQGDSFFEESRLEHLIADYLRTLSKAPVDESALQIDSAAVLKAIEAQHGLLVERARGIYSFSHLTFQEYLTARAMIVGTHLSLQQLVRHLTENRWREIFLLTAQLLPDADELLQLMKQQVDALVCAPQIPMITVVAAEGSESPMAGALAANRSPGITKAGEALQPYLNWVMQKSLDVKTPYKPAAVRAFYLTLALPTEHRLARDQALALVIDRSLASEVEGELALDLALTHALAVALTLTPDLIHNRLTALHLALELDYLTGVKPIGSLLRQLKNQLPHPEEGSESVQQWWKLNGQSWVSQFRGVMIEQRNIGHEWHLSEASQLLLEQYNNGNKLLVECLKSNSQMTSKVQQKIEETLLLPMYPL, from the coding sequence ATGGCAAGGCGATCGCTTCAGGCATCACCAGAAGGCATCAAGAAAGCCAAACAGGCTTTTCTGCGAACAGGATGGACGCAGGAATATTTGGCGGCTGAAGTCGGCTTAGAAACTCGCCAACCCATTTGGAAATTTTTTTCCGGTAAACCCATCGACCGAAATGTTTTTACCGAAATCTGCTTTCGGTTAAATCTTAATTTTGAAGAAATTGCAGCTTTACCCACCGATTTTGAGGCACCATCCGAGCCAAACATTCCAGACCCTAAAAGCGAACTTGACCTTCTAGTCACCAAAGTTCGACAAGAGCGCTACGACAAAATTCAAGACCAATGCGGCACCCTTCACCTACTTGATATTTCACGGCCTATTGATATAGAAGATCTGTATGTAGATGTCAATATTCTCGAAGAAATTACTAGCCAACGATGGCTAGATTTTTCTGATTTACAAGACTTCCAACCCCAAGAATTTGACCGCTTAGGCTTGGGTAAAGTTCGCGTCGAAGCAGTCCCTGGGATTAAAGCCGTTGAGCGGTATACCAAGTTGATGGTACTCGGTAAACCCGGAGCTGGTAAGACTACTTTTTTACAACATCTAGCTATTCAGTGCAATCAAGGTCATTTTCAATCCCATGTTGTCCCCGTGTTTATTCCCCTAAAAAACTTCGCTGAGGATGGTCTAGACGCAGGAAATTTCAGTTTATTAGACTCTATCCATCTAGACTTTTATCAAGCGGGAGTTGCTGAGCAAGATGTTGAAATTCTCCTCTCTCAGGGCAGACTTTTGATTTTGTTGGACGGCTTGGATGAAGTGCCAGAGGCCACCAGTGATCAAGTGATTAAGCAAATTCGCAAGCTGTCTGAGAAGTCTTACAAAAATCAACTCGTGATCACTTGCCGCATTGCGGCTCAAGAGTACCGATTTCGAGGATTTACTGAAGTCGAAATTGCTGATTTCAAGCCCTTGCAAATTGAAGCCTTTGCCAAAAAGTGGTTTGTCGCCATGGCTCGAAATTCACCCCAATTGGGGTTACAAAAAGCAGCTTTATTTCTCGAACAACTAGCGGTTCCACAAAATCAGCAAATTAGAGAACTCGCGATAACACCAGTCTTGCTCAATCTTGCCTGCTTGGTGTTCCAATCCAAGGCGGATTTCCCCCTTCGACGATCTGATCTTTATAAACTAGGACTTGATTTACTTCTGATTCGCTGGGACGAAGCCAGAGGTGTCAAGCGAGATGAGGTTTATCGGAATTTATCATTACCGCACAAGCTTCAATTACTCAGTCAGTTAGCGGCAATTACCTTTTCTCAAGGAGACTCTTTCTTTGAAGAGAGTAGGCTTGAGCATCTCATTGCCGATTATTTACGCACCTTATCCAAGGCTCCAGTTGATGAGTCTGCCCTACAAATTGATAGTGCGGCTGTCTTGAAGGCGATTGAGGCACAGCATGGCCTTTTAGTGGAGCGAGCGCGAGGGATTTACTCTTTCTCTCATTTAACCTTTCAAGAATATTTGACGGCGAGAGCGATGATTGTGGGTACACATTTGTCTTTACAACAGTTAGTAAGGCACCTGACAGAGAACCGTTGGCGCGAAATATTTCTACTCACCGCACAGTTATTGCCCGATGCCGATGAACTGTTGCAACTCATGAAGCAACAAGTTGATGCCTTGGTGTGTGCACCTCAAATCCCCATGATCACGGTGGTAGCCGCAGAAGGCAGTGAGTCGCCGATGGCAGGTGCATTAGCCGCTAATCGGTCTCCAGGTATCACTAAGGCAGGAGAGGCATTGCAACCTTACCTCAACTGGGTGATGCAGAAATCTTTAGACGTAAAAACACCCTATAAACCTGCGGCTGTCCGCGCCTTCTACTTAACCCTAGCGCTTCCTACGGAACACCGATTGGCTCGTGATCAGGCTTTAGCGTTGGTGATTGATCGCTCTTTAGCCAGTGAAGTAGAGGGTGAACTCGCTCTGGATTTGGCTCTGACTCATGCTTTAGCGGTTGCTTTGACTCTGACCCCAGACCTGATTCATAATCGGCTCACGGCTCTGCATCTTGCCCTTGAGCTGGATTACTTGACAGGGGTTAAACCCATAGGGAGCTTACTGCGGCAACTGAAAAATCAGTTACCTCATCCAGAAGAAGGCTCAGAAAGTGTCCAGCAATGGTGGAAACTGAACGGTCAATCTTGGGTTTCTCAATTCAGAGGCGTGATGATTGAGCAGCGCAATATCGGTCACGAATGGCACTTGAGCGAAGCCTCACAATTGTTGTTAGAGCAATATAACAATGGCAACAAGTTGCTAGTGGAGTGCCTGAAGAGTAATAGTCAGATGACATCAAAAGTGCAGCAGAAAATAGAAGAGACGTTGTTGTTGCCGATGTACCCGTTGTAG
- a CDS encoding flavin-dependent dehydrogenase, translated as MKELFYVELPTPDTATVCAWLQQDWQHELGDKIITPDGIRLKFNNALPSDQTPTTGATPIPEISIFIWSVQRTTYLKAFRWGTSPIPGERKILQQLETALRHQFPYHYPEPPVLDVSKPSIFEALAPYYPKTVEFFQRMPNGEYDLNRVYWWEKRWREGVRNPQQPKQVVFKELQVTQLKVESSEQNLQPSTPNYDIIYIGGALGVIHAAVMAQRGYRVLLIERLPFGRMNREWNISRDEFQSLIDLGLFTSAEFDGLIAREYIDGFNKFFDGNNPPHLRAAILHTPTVLNVAMDSEKLLRLCGEKLKRAGGEIWDETEFIRADIEPDQVMVKLQHLPTQSDRQARGRLLVDAMGTASPIAWQLNGGRAFDSVCPTVGAVIAKGFEPGVWDSHYGDVLNSHGDISRGRQLIWELFPGADEELTIYLFHYHQVNPENPGSLLEMYEDFFTILPEYRRCDMKKLVWKKPTFGYIPGHFSVGSRDRTVAFDRLIALGDAASLQSPLVFTGFGSLVRNLYRLTDLLDTALRHNLLSARDLNQIRAYQSNVSVTWLFSKGMMVPTGRHFPPQRVNAMLNTFFGLLADEPPQIADDFIKDRFGWLTFNRLALKAARRNPALLPWIWQMAGTKDIFRWLGSYLSFTGYALVSGLLKGWFPSVVRRLQPWIEKRNPALWLRLLAQSYALTAGMGRSEKAKSEEVRVKGEELKELSRLN; from the coding sequence ATGAAAGAACTTTTCTACGTAGAACTACCTACACCGGATACGGCCACAGTTTGCGCCTGGTTACAGCAGGACTGGCAACACGAGCTTGGGGATAAGATTATCACCCCGGATGGTATCCGTTTGAAATTTAACAATGCACTCCCCAGCGATCAAACCCCTACAACGGGTGCTACCCCAATTCCGGAAATTTCCATCTTTATCTGGTCTGTACAGCGAACAACCTACCTTAAAGCTTTTCGCTGGGGAACCTCGCCCATTCCTGGCGAACGCAAAATTCTGCAACAGCTAGAAACCGCTCTACGTCATCAATTTCCTTATCACTACCCGGAACCGCCTGTCCTGGATGTATCCAAACCCTCAATCTTTGAGGCATTGGCTCCTTACTATCCCAAGACCGTTGAGTTTTTCCAAAGAATGCCCAATGGGGAATATGACCTCAACCGTGTCTACTGGTGGGAGAAGCGGTGGCGTGAAGGGGTTCGTAATCCCCAGCAACCCAAGCAAGTGGTGTTTAAAGAGTTGCAAGTTACCCAGTTGAAGGTTGAAAGTTCGGAACAAAACCTTCAACCTTCAACCCCTAATTACGACATTATCTATATTGGTGGTGCCTTGGGTGTGATTCATGCGGCAGTCATGGCACAGCGAGGCTACCGGGTGCTGCTGATTGAGCGGTTACCCTTTGGGCGAATGAACCGGGAGTGGAATATTTCCCGTGATGAGTTCCAAAGCTTGATTGATTTGGGTTTATTTACGTCGGCGGAGTTTGATGGCTTGATTGCCAGAGAATACATCGATGGATTTAATAAATTCTTTGATGGTAATAATCCACCTCACCTGAGAGCCGCCATCCTGCACACGCCAACCGTACTCAATGTGGCGATGGATTCTGAGAAACTGCTGCGGCTGTGTGGCGAAAAGCTTAAGAGGGCGGGGGGAGAAATCTGGGATGAGACGGAATTTATCCGCGCCGATATTGAACCGGATCAAGTTATGGTTAAGCTGCAACACTTACCTACCCAATCCGATAGACAAGCCAGGGGGCGGCTGTTAGTGGATGCGATGGGGACTGCATCGCCGATCGCGTGGCAACTGAATGGAGGTCGTGCGTTCGATAGTGTTTGCCCAACCGTAGGGGCGGTGATTGCCAAGGGATTTGAGCCTGGAGTCTGGGATTCCCATTACGGTGACGTACTCAATAGTCATGGAGATATCTCACGCGGGCGTCAGCTCATTTGGGAATTGTTTCCTGGGGCTGATGAAGAACTTACCATCTATCTGTTCCATTACCATCAGGTGAATCCTGAGAATCCCGGTTCGTTGCTGGAGATGTATGAAGATTTTTTCACAATTCTGCCAGAGTACCGCAGATGTGATATGAAAAAGCTGGTGTGGAAGAAACCAACATTTGGTTATATTCCAGGTCATTTTAGTGTAGGCAGTCGCGATCGCACTGTAGCTTTTGATCGACTCATTGCTCTGGGCGACGCCGCCTCACTCCAGTCTCCCCTCGTCTTCACCGGCTTTGGCTCCCTTGTCCGCAACCTTTATCGCTTAACTGACCTTTTGGACACAGCGTTGCGGCATAATCTGCTGAGTGCCAGGGATTTAAACCAGATTCGCGCTTATCAAAGCAACGTTTCCGTCACTTGGCTGTTTTCTAAAGGCATGATGGTGCCGACCGGTCGTCATTTCCCACCCCAGCGAGTCAACGCTATGCTGAATACCTTCTTTGGGCTGTTGGCAGACGAACCCCCCCAAATCGCTGATGATTTCATTAAAGACCGTTTTGGCTGGCTAACATTCAATCGGCTGGCTCTGAAGGCGGCAAGACGAAACCCCGCTCTCTTACCCTGGATTTGGCAAATGGCGGGTACCAAGGATATCTTTCGTTGGCTAGGCAGTTACCTCAGTTTTACAGGATACGCCTTAGTCAGTGGCTTACTCAAGGGTTGGTTTCCCAGCGTTGTTCGGCGTCTACAGCCTTGGATTGAAAAGCGAAATCCGGCACTGTGGTTACGACTGTTGGCTCAAAGTTACGCTCTGACGGCTGGTATGGGGCGTTCCGAGAAAGCCAAGAGTGAGGAAGTTAGAGTGAAGGGGGAGGAGTTAAAGGAACTATCCCGCCTTAACTGA
- a CDS encoding PAS domain S-box protein, producing MQLEDQPSVLANLELFSAFVEHMPAAVAMLDCELRYLLTSRRWLIDYALENEDLVGREYYKIFPLLLHEPGKVSSPHSSPCGLSLENTSREDPKGLTPLHPWTKAPVVTSSSPHSLDRWRKIFALALAGETQLGDSAYFIKPDGSRQRVKWEIQPWRTRNGEMGGIMMFTEFPESPSIAEVPDSQSDNSYCWFRETVTQGIWGTGFLSNTIEQLQQEIAERQQAQALQQESEQRYRSLIAAMAEGIILQDANGVIRTCNAAAERILGVPADQLLGRTLIESHWLIITEEGEAISREEHPLHLTLRHGQSFTDVIIGLYKPDSSLTWLSLNSQPLFGPKETTPYAAVVSFIDITKRKQIGAALRESEERFRATFEQAAVGITHAELDGSFVRVNQKFCDIVGYTREEILQRTLQDITHPDDRAVDRKYLRSLLMGEIETYSLEKRYLRKDGEPIWVEITASLVHTPQGDSAAGRVTLLPQYFLCVVQDISDRKAAEAALRDSEAKLRQRAQREELLNRLSNQIRRSLDLNTILETAVREIRQLLQIDRCQFAWYYAYEHRSYWEVVKEARNPDCADRTGRYPANLIGPLNQKLLNLEILRIDNVETISDPIFQSFIRSLSCTSALSLPMQTPSGTIGVINCIHNQEARPWTDWELELLQAVKAQLLIAIKQAELYAASRRATQEAQEKATQLQQTLHQLQRTQAQLIQSEKMSSLGQLVAGVAHEINNPVNFIYGNLIHAQGYFQELLGLVALYRAAYPHPPGMIQEYMEAIDFDFLITDLTQLQDSMKIGAERIREIVRSLRTFSRLDESESKEVDIHSGIESTLMILQNRLKGKPGSPAISVIKEYGYLPLVECYPGQLNQVFMNLLSNAIDAVEEKSRRQSLEAHSTQEETVTHSPPTITITTGIVEDNQQRDQNLCEQERREPEGDTGYSPANYFASPLTSSRNIRSSVHSPTISPTHLFIRIADNGIGMTQKTQQQLFDPFFTTKAVGKGTGLGLAISYQIIVEKHGGHLRCNSAPGQGAEFVIEIPIKHQQIQSEKI from the coding sequence ATGCAACTTGAAGATCAACCCTCGGTGTTAGCTAACTTAGAGCTGTTTTCTGCCTTTGTAGAACACATGCCTGCTGCTGTAGCCATGCTCGATTGTGAGCTGCGTTACTTGCTCACGTCTCGTCGGTGGCTGATAGATTACGCTCTGGAAAATGAAGACCTTGTGGGTCGCGAATATTACAAAATATTTCCCCTGCTGCTGCATGAGCCAGGGAAAGTGTCATCTCCTCACTCCTCCCCCTGCGGACTATCCTTGGAGAACACCTCCAGGGAAGATCCCAAGGGTCTAACACCCCTACATCCTTGGACTAAAGCTCCAGTAGTCACTTCTAGCTCTCCTCACTCGCTGGATCGATGGCGAAAAATTTTCGCTTTGGCTTTAGCGGGGGAAACTCAGCTCGGCGACTCAGCTTATTTCATTAAACCTGACGGTTCTCGCCAAAGAGTGAAGTGGGAAATCCAGCCTTGGCGCACCCGTAACGGTGAGATGGGTGGAATTATGATGTTTACCGAATTCCCAGAAAGTCCATCCATCGCTGAAGTACCCGATTCCCAAAGTGACAATAGTTATTGTTGGTTTAGAGAAACAGTAACACAAGGAATTTGGGGGACGGGTTTTCTTAGTAACACAATTGAACAGCTACAGCAGGAGATTGCGGAGCGCCAGCAGGCACAAGCGTTGCAGCAGGAATCTGAACAACGGTATCGCTCCTTGATTGCCGCCATGGCAGAGGGCATTATCTTACAAGATGCTAATGGGGTAATTCGCACCTGCAATGCGGCTGCCGAACGTATTTTGGGGGTGCCCGCTGATCAACTGCTAGGACGGACGTTGATTGAGTCACACTGGTTGATCATTACGGAAGAGGGGGAGGCTATTTCTAGGGAGGAACATCCACTCCATTTGACGCTACGTCATGGGCAATCTTTTACGGATGTAATCATCGGTCTTTACAAGCCTGACAGCAGCCTGACTTGGCTCAGCCTCAATTCACAACCTCTATTTGGCCCCAAGGAAACGACCCCTTATGCAGCGGTCGTTTCTTTTATTGATATCACCAAGCGCAAACAAATCGGAGCGGCATTGCGTGAGAGTGAAGAACGTTTTCGTGCCACCTTTGAGCAAGCGGCTGTTGGCATTACCCACGCCGAACTGGACGGCTCGTTTGTCCGGGTCAATCAGAAGTTTTGCGATATTGTTGGCTATACCCGTGAGGAAATATTGCAACGAACGCTTCAGGATATAACCCACCCGGATGATCGAGCGGTGGATCGGAAGTATTTGCGATCGCTGTTAATGGGTGAAATTGAAACCTATTCCTTGGAAAAGCGCTACCTCCGCAAAGATGGTGAGCCGATTTGGGTAGAAATTACGGCATCCTTGGTGCATACTCCTCAAGGCGATAGCGCTGCGGGACGTGTGACACTCCTGCCTCAATACTTCCTATGTGTTGTCCAAGACATCAGTGATCGGAAAGCGGCTGAAGCAGCCTTGCGGGACTCAGAAGCCAAATTACGACAACGAGCGCAGCGGGAAGAACTGCTTAATCGGTTGTCTAATCAAATCCGCAGATCGTTGGACTTGAACACGATTCTCGAAACCGCCGTCCGAGAAATCCGTCAGTTGTTGCAAATTGATCGCTGCCAGTTTGCTTGGTATTACGCTTATGAGCACCGATCCTATTGGGAAGTCGTTAAAGAAGCGCGCAATCCTGATTGTGCGGATCGTACCGGTCGCTATCCCGCTAATTTAATTGGTCCACTTAACCAAAAGCTGCTGAATCTGGAAATTCTCCGCATCGATAATGTCGAGACGATTAGTGACCCGATTTTTCAGTCGTTTATTCGTTCTCTTAGCTGTACTTCCGCCTTGTCGTTGCCGATGCAGACACCTTCAGGAACAATTGGTGTGATCAACTGTATTCATAATCAAGAGGCTCGACCTTGGACGGATTGGGAATTGGAGCTCTTACAAGCGGTGAAAGCTCAACTTCTGATTGCGATTAAACAGGCTGAGCTTTATGCCGCTAGCCGCAGAGCCACTCAGGAAGCCCAAGAGAAAGCCACCCAATTGCAACAAACCCTGCACCAGTTACAACGAACTCAAGCTCAGTTGATTCAGAGTGAAAAAATGTCGAGTCTGGGTCAGCTAGTGGCGGGTGTGGCTCACGAAATTAACAATCCGGTTAACTTCATTTACGGCAATCTCATCCATGCTCAAGGGTATTTTCAAGAACTCTTGGGTTTAGTGGCACTGTATCGTGCCGCCTACCCCCATCCTCCGGGGATGATTCAAGAGTATATGGAAGCCATTGACTTCGATTTCTTGATTACTGACCTGACCCAACTTCAGGACTCGATGAAGATCGGTGCTGAGCGCATTCGGGAGATCGTGCGATCGCTACGCACATTTTCCCGCTTAGATGAGTCGGAAAGCAAAGAGGTAGACATTCACTCAGGCATTGAAAGCACCCTGATGATTCTGCAAAATCGGCTCAAAGGGAAGCCTGGTTCTCCGGCTATCTCCGTGATTAAAGAGTATGGCTACTTACCCCTAGTGGAGTGCTATCCAGGACAGCTCAATCAGGTATTCATGAATTTGCTGAGCAATGCCATCGATGCTGTAGAGGAAAAAAGCAGACGTCAGTCTTTAGAGGCTCATAGTACTCAAGAGGAAACTGTCACTCATTCGCCACCCACTATCACAATTACCACGGGTATCGTTGAGGACAATCAACAGAGAGATCAGAATTTATGCGAACAGGAGAGAAGAGAACCTGAAGGAGACACGGGGTATTCTCCAGCCAATTACTTCGCATCCCCCCTCACCTCCTCCCGAAATATCCGTTCATCCGTTCACTCCCCTACTATTTCGCCCACTCACCTCTTTATTCGCATCGCCGATAATGGGATTGGAATGACGCAAAAGACACAGCAGCAGTTATTTGACCCATTTTTTACCACCAAGGCGGTGGGTAAAGGAACGGGTTTGGGTTTAGCCATCAGCTACCAGATCATTGTTGAGAAACACGGAGGCCATCTGCGGTGTAATTCAGCACCCGGACAAGGCGCTGAGTTTGTCATAGAAATTCCCATCAAACATCAGCAGATACAAAGTGAAAAAATTTAG
- a CDS encoding SAM-dependent chlorinase/fluorinase produces the protein MLVHIIADYGLGDLAFAEVVQRIKLYLPDAEPVLTPVPAFATLAAGFCIAQLGLNQAPPGTIIYHNVAPREDDQQARTANAGERLAFARLPTGVRVIGVNAGYAFSFVRDLAEDLRWAAVAAEGSQFRSRDLFPQAAGAIALGQPDALGEEISPSDIPDVPPNCIAYIDGYGNLKTTIKYGISNGQDGETVRLRMGEREQEATKSDGSFAVESGQLAFAPGSSGWANAQGDSTCWMEIFLRGGNAWKSFDCPSVGTPIQIS, from the coding sequence ATGCTCGTTCACATCATTGCCGATTACGGTTTAGGCGACCTGGCCTTTGCTGAAGTCGTACAACGGATCAAGCTCTATCTCCCGGATGCGGAACCCGTACTAACGCCTGTCCCGGCTTTTGCTACCCTAGCTGCGGGATTCTGTATCGCCCAGTTAGGCTTGAATCAAGCTCCTCCTGGAACCATCATTTATCATAACGTTGCGCCGCGAGAGGATGATCAACAGGCGCGTACTGCTAATGCCGGTGAGCGCCTGGCTTTCGCACGTCTACCGACGGGTGTGCGCGTAATTGGTGTGAATGCGGGTTATGCCTTCTCATTTGTGCGTGATCTCGCTGAAGATCTGCGCTGGGCGGCTGTAGCGGCTGAAGGCTCTCAGTTTCGTTCGCGTGACCTATTTCCCCAAGCCGCCGGGGCGATCGCGTTGGGTCAACCCGATGCTCTAGGTGAAGAAATATCCCCTTCCGATATACCCGATGTGCCGCCGAACTGTATTGCCTATATTGATGGCTACGGAAACTTGAAAACTACCATTAAATATGGTATTAGCAATGGGCAAGACGGCGAAACCGTGCGTTTACGAATGGGTGAGAGAGAACAAGAGGCGACCAAGAGTGATGGCAGCTTTGCCGTCGAATCCGGACAATTAGCCTTTGCACCGGGGAGCAGTGGTTGGGCTAATGCTCAAGGTGACTCTACCTGTTGGATGGAGATTTTCCTGCGCGGTGGTAATGCCTGGAAGTCCTTTGATTGCCCGTCCGTGGGTACACCGATACAGATCAGCTAA
- a CDS encoding glycosyltransferase, translated as MHIGFLNPQGNFDPGDSHLSEHPDFGGQLTYVKQVALEMAQKGHKVDILTRQIIDPDWPEFAEPFDAYPGVDNVRIIRLPAGPKEFLRKELLWPHLVTDWVPNILKFYQNQGGLPDVMTTHYGDGGICGVLIEEKTGVPFTFTGHSLGAQKMDQRQVTPENIGEIDEQFHFGHRIIAERLSMNRSAVNITSTRQERFEQYSHQAYQGAVEVSHKARFAVIAPGVDSSIFGSEVRSPNEEATYQLVMERLARDIPEERREWPVIIASSRLAPKKNILGLVQAFAISPTLQERANLLLITPGLDNPLHEEASDSQTEQEVLAPIREVVNENNLWGKISAFGLPDQPALAATYRLMSRRRSVFALTSYYEPFGLGPLEAAVAGLPVVGTQNGGLSESLKQGDDEYSVLVDPEDPADIAQGLEQVVCDAQMWEQLQSGGQQHVLEHYTWECTAQYYLTLIEQIVAQPAARRPSELLPIHPYFRNPQPQTDVSVEELSRLYFGSNPTSPPEEPSNFAASTLTHT; from the coding sequence ATGCACATTGGATTTCTCAACCCTCAAGGCAACTTCGACCCAGGCGATAGTCACTTATCAGAACATCCCGATTTTGGCGGTCAACTGACCTATGTCAAGCAAGTCGCCCTAGAAATGGCTCAAAAGGGTCATAAAGTGGATATTCTCACCCGCCAAATCATCGACCCCGACTGGCCCGAATTTGCAGAACCCTTTGACGCCTATCCAGGAGTGGATAATGTCCGCATTATCCGGTTACCGGCTGGCCCTAAAGAATTTTTGCGTAAAGAGTTGCTCTGGCCTCATTTGGTCACGGACTGGGTACCCAACATCCTGAAATTTTATCAAAATCAAGGCGGCTTACCCGATGTGATGACTACCCACTACGGTGATGGAGGAATCTGTGGCGTTCTGATTGAAGAGAAGACAGGCGTACCCTTCACATTTACGGGTCATTCTTTAGGTGCCCAGAAGATGGATCAACGGCAGGTTACCCCAGAAAATATCGGGGAAATCGATGAGCAATTCCATTTCGGACACCGCATCATTGCCGAACGCCTGAGCATGAATCGCTCAGCGGTTAATATTACCAGTACGCGGCAGGAACGCTTTGAGCAGTACTCTCATCAAGCCTATCAGGGGGCCGTCGAGGTTTCCCACAAGGCGCGCTTTGCCGTAATTGCGCCAGGAGTAGACTCATCCATTTTCGGTTCCGAAGTTCGCTCTCCTAATGAGGAAGCGACATACCAACTCGTCATGGAACGATTGGCACGGGATATTCCTGAGGAAAGGCGCGAGTGGCCTGTAATCATAGCCAGCAGCCGATTAGCTCCCAAAAAGAACATCTTAGGTTTAGTGCAAGCCTTTGCCATCAGCCCAACTTTACAGGAACGAGCCAATCTGCTACTAATTACCCCAGGACTCGATAATCCACTGCACGAGGAAGCCAGCGACTCTCAAACCGAACAAGAGGTATTAGCCCCCATCCGAGAGGTGGTGAACGAAAACAACTTGTGGGGCAAGATTAGTGCCTTTGGATTACCCGATCAACCCGCATTAGCGGCGACCTATCGATTGATGAGCAGACGCCGTTCCGTATTCGCCCTCACGTCCTACTATGAACCCTTTGGACTCGGTCCTTTGGAGGCCGCAGTAGCCGGTCTACCCGTGGTGGGGACACAGAACGGGGGCTTAAGTGAAAGCTTAAAACAGGGGGATGATGAATATAGTGTCTTGGTTGACCCAGAAGATCCTGCTGATATAGCGCAGGGACTTGAGCAGGTGGTTTGTGATGCCCAAATGTGGGAACAGTTGCAATCGGGTGGTCAGCAGCATGTTTTGGAACACTATACCTGGGAGTGTACCGCCCAATACTATCTGACCCTGATTGAGCAGATTGTGGCTCAACCTGCGGCACGTCGGCCTTCTGAGTTACTCCCGATTCATCCCTACTTCCGTAACCCCCAACCGCAAACCGATGTTTCTGTGGAAGAATTGAGTCGCCTTTACTTTGGTTCTAATCCGACATCTCCCCCGGAAGAACCCAGCAATTTTGCAGCGTCTACTCTTACTCATACATAA